One genomic region from Amia ocellicauda isolate fAmiCal2 chromosome 4, fAmiCal2.hap1, whole genome shotgun sequence encodes:
- the LOC136748822 gene encoding protein-glutamine gamma-glutamyltransferase 6-like has protein sequence MASSHFTETSNRRSVCVCSGSAKERQVYELAVKEICGSSTVPKLEPRPQKPLAVELKFVQRSKPINGQDIAFSLSVCSNSPTVHSLKVTITAHSIWYNGLALAELLRKEEDVKLQPNTEVTIPKMIPTSQYKWKTQDSTTITLQAVAVPSSGGDTFLEKKDIKLEDPTLTMIHCFSESEQQAVHEVPSDTLQSRQQEAGGRLQLKPVQEHQDLPRHHCQLTCDVRM, from the exons CACAGAAACATCTAACAGaaggtctgtctgtgtgtgttcaggtTCGGCCAAGGAGAGGCAGGTGTATGAGCTGGCAGTCAAGGAGATCTGTGGCAGCAGCACTGTCCCCAAACTGGAGCCCAGACCTCAGAAGCCACTGGCTGTGGAACTGAAGTTCGTGCAGAGGAGCAAGCCAATCAATGGCCAGGACATTGCCTTCTCCCTGAGCGTTTGCAGCAACAGCCCCACCGTCCACAGCCTGAAGGTCACCATCACCGCTCACTCCATCTGGTACAATGGACTCGCTCTGGCAGAGCTGCTGCGGAAGGAGGAGGATGTGAAGCTGCAACCAAACACAG AGGTCACCATCCCCAAAATGATCCCCACCTCCCAGTACAAGTGGAAAACTCAGGATAGCACCACCATCACGCTGCAGGCAGTGGCTGTGCCCTCCTCGGGAGGTGACACctttttggaaaaaaaagacatcaaACTGGAGGACCCAACTCTCACCATGATC CACTGCTTCTCTGAATCCGAACAACAGGCTGTGCATGAAGTTCCCAGTGATACCCTACAGAGCCGGCAGCAGGAAGCTGGTGGTCGACTTCAACTGAAACCTGTTCAAGAACATCAAGACCTTCCAAGACATCACTGTCAATTGACCTGTGATGTACGGATGTGA